The Gadus chalcogrammus isolate NIFS_2021 chromosome 14, NIFS_Gcha_1.0, whole genome shotgun sequence sequence TAAGAAATTTAGTGTGTTTAGGCAGTTGGCGGAATATTGATGATGATAAAAAACAATACTTAACTGTAACTGAATGCTTACTGTATTCTTTGCACATGCTCTAAAGTTGTACAAGATATTGCAGGCCTTTGTAAGCTAAAAGATTTCTACTTAAACTGTAGTGGATTCGCCTGCTCCGTCCTGCACTGAAGGAGAGTACCTGCCTAGGTTTGTTTACCCAACACCAAGTCATGGAGACCATCTGAATGCTCGAGTCAATGAAGAATTTGAAATGAGGATCAAAGCCCAAGCTTCACAATCAATGTAAGGACATCTATCTGCTGACACAATCTTGCATCTAAATCGGCTTAGACGAGTTGTTCATAGCGCCTCAAGTATCAACCACAAATTGATAttctaaataataattatttttgttttattacagAGTAGGGGATATCATCTTCAGTGGACCCCTGAATACCACCAAACGTAGGATCGCACAGGGAGAGTTTTACATTCGATGGACCCCTACTCAAGACAATCTCGGAGACCATGTTCCAATTTGCTTTATTGCTGAAGCAACTCTTTCGTAGGTTTCTTTAATTTATGCATCCAACTAcaatactttatttaaatatactGTATTTGTATTAAGCGACAAAAATGTCTCTCCCGTTCCAATATCTACCATAAAAGTGACGACTTGCTGTCTAAAATCCATCTCAGGTCTCAGAAGTATCAGTCTGAAATGCGATGTGTTGTGCTGAATGTTGAACATGGTGAGTATTGACATTTTTAACACTTTCGAATCAGTTACAAAGCAAACTTTGTTTGTTACACTACATTTAATTGACAGTTATGTTGTTGAGGAATTGGTTGCAGCTGATAAAATAACGCAATGTGTTTAGATTTTGCCCCTGTTTACACAAGATAAATATGTAGATAGCCTACGGTTTTTTAATCTTTATATCTTGATTTAGGAACAAATTTGTTGACACACAGGGAAAAACACCCTCACAACCATCTTCGTCTGTTtacaccaacccggtatcacacgATTTCATGCGGaaattaatctattgaatcgtgtccaaGAGCACGATTTTCTCTGATtcacagaacgaaatgttaaCCCCTATATTTTGAATGGGAGCATTTCTCTGACTTTTTCTTGCTACACAGAACAACATTTAAACAAAGGCACAGTGCATCCTCTTGTTATGGATAGTCAAAACAATAATCCGATTTTTCAGATTTTTGCAGCAGActtcctcaaaaactgaaaataaccaCGTCCCCTCAAACCAGACTTAAAGCAGAATGTACTATAACTACTTTGGTCAACAGCGGAAAACATAGTAGTTCTACAATAACTGCTCTAGTCTAAACATGTCTTTTCAAAGGCCTGCGTCCACGTCATGTGACTGTCAAGgttggttgctatggtggttgcaaTGGACGCTGCTATCGCTGAAAACCAAACATGGATGACACGGAAAATGCAATATTAACATTCTGCGTTTTTCCAAATGTGTTTTGATAACAGTTCTAGTTATAATTGTGCCTTTAATGAcataatcttcattcagtgattgtATATGATGTTGAGTAGGTAAACTATCATCCATGCTAGGTTTGCAGCGATAACAGCATACATAGCAACCCCTATAGCAAACAACCCCGACAGTCACATGACGTAGACGCAGGCCCATTGAGGCCAAAAAAAGGCCATGTTTTCCGCTGTGGACCAAGGTAGTTGGACTACTTTTTTTTACAAGACTGGGTTGAAGGGTCTTGATTAGTTTCAGGTTTTGCGGATATCTGCTGCAAAAATCAGAAAAATTGGATTGTTGTTTTCACCTATCCATAACCAGAGGGTGCACTGCCCTACCCCCCTTCTGAAGTCCAAAAAAATCTTGTTTTAAGTGTCGTTCTGAGTAGCTAGAAAAAAGTctgagaaacgctcccattcaaaatgcatgggTTAGTATTTCGTTCTGTGTGGCACGAAAAAGTGTGAGAAACGCTCATATAAGTAGACTATGcagcctttattttcttggcGTTATAACGACATCCTTTCTTGTTGTATCGATATAAATTCTCGTTATATATTTATTCTCAAAATTTATATTGACGGTATGAGACTATATCCCTATAGATAATTTTTTGTTGCTTTttcaaagaatatatatatatacatatatacatacatatatatatatatatatatacatggcatacatacatatatatatatacagatatatatatatacatatatacatacatatatatatatatatacatatacacatatatatatatatatacatatacacacatatatatatacacacatatatatatacatatacacacagcagtatatatatatatatatatatattatatatatatatattatattatatatatatatatatacacacacacacacacacaccacacacacacacacaccacacacacacacacacacacacacacacacacacacacacacacacacacacatatatataatattgataGATAATCTACCAGTTTAGACCGAGAAAAAATCTCTCTTAATCAGGATCTAAACGGTTTGCAAGTTTTAATTTGTGGAGGGATTGAAAACGCTTTTAATAGCAGTAATTCTCTATTGGGTATGTTTGTAATCATGAAAAAATCAACAAACTTTACAATTCTCCACACCAGTTAAAGCCCACATGACCTGCAATGAAACCTCAATGACAGTAGAGTTGGATAAAGCCTCATTCAACGGGCTCAGTGAAGATCACCTGCAGCTGATTGATTCCAGCAGCACAGCCTGCAGTCTACACTCCAATGGCACTCATGTCATTGGTATCATCCCTCTAAATGCATGTGGTACTACGATTGAGGTAATGCAGATATTATGTAAGGTATAATCTGTGTTGGGTTGTGTGGTTGTCCGAAAGGAATGCACCTTACAGGCGTGCATATATTTTTCCGGTAACACATACGTTTTCGAACAAGTTAATTTTCTCAATACGCAACGCTGTACAATAAGAAGTACTCTCAAAATAAAAACTTTTAGCTCAGAATGTGTTACACATTCTTATCAGAGAAATATATGTGTCTGACTAATGCCTTGAACAAAATCAGGCACGATAATTTATATGATCCCCCTGTCACACCTTGACGATTTGGAAGACGTATCCCAAATTTATCAAAAGACAGAGAAACGCTGGCATACGCCGGCCCGGcataatatgtatattttttactttggtCGTATGCATACAATATTCATAACGTGCTTAACGTATACATAACGTTTTAGTAACTTATCCAGAACCTATCAATAAATTATAGAATAGCGTATAGACGAATGCCAGCGCATGACAACGAACACCTAGCGTGTGGCTAGCGTGCGCGATTCATGTCCATAGATAGTCTTAGACGTATGGCCAAAGATATAGACGTATGCATAGCAGGTGGCACCGTATCACCAATGGTGTATAAAAGCTGGTTCAAATCACTACCACAGTAGACCCCGCGCTGTCAACATGGTCAAGAAAACTCCATAGGACTCTGCTAGCCTTGGCAATAGGCGTGTACATGGACGCTCACCTACGCCTACATCATCATCCCCTGGAGAAGATGcggttgtggaaaaaaaaattagACGCCTGCGACGTACTACGACTTATGCCAGCGTATACCACGATGCTCCAGCGTAGGCCGACTTAAACGTATTCAAAACATACCCATAACTTATTGACGTATTCCAGCGTGTTCGCCAAATTGTTCATGACATCGGCATACGTTTTTCAAAATCGTCAAGGTGTGACAGGGGCATGAGATTCACATGGAATTTAAATCTTACCGTACTCTAAATAGACCTGAGATGTCTGACGATATCCGAAACTGCAACCTCTCATTTGGGATCTCAACACTAGAATTTGCACTGGATATGGTATAAAATGTTGAAAATGAATTCATTGATATCCAAAGATATGCTGATATGGTTACCATCTGTGATTTTGTTTATGCTACTATGACATTATGTACGTGTCCTTGATCTGCAGGAGGATAATGATAATCTCATCTTCAAGAATGAGATCACCACTTTTGAAGAGGTCAGAGACATCATAACCAGGAAACATCTGTTGGAAATTGGGTTTTCCTGCCAGTACCCAAAGCGTGGAAATGTAACCCTGGGGTTCACAATACACAGGGACAACTTTACATTAATAGAGCGGGGCTTTGGGATGTTCACCTATAGCTTTGAATTCTACCCAGACAACCATTTTGGCACAATGGTCAGTCCCAGTTTATACCCACTGGACTATGAAGTTGGAGAGAAGATTTACATGCAAATACAAGCCACGTCTTCAGTCAATAACACTGTGCTGTTCGTGGAGTCCTGCAGAGCTTCACCTTACGATAACCCAAATTACCAGCCAAACTACCCCATCATAGAGAATGGGTAAAACTACCTTCCTACCTATTTGTCTTCATTACTTTATGTTTGTTTagctgaaaaacaacaaaaaacaactatGTTGCATATGTTCTTGATGTAAAGGGCGATATTTAATTTGTGATCTCTTTTTATGTTGATCGATTTCAACTAGGTGTATAATGGACCCCACAGTTGTCATCTATTCCCCAAGTCATAATAAACAGTTTCGGATTTCAATTGATGCCTTCAAATTCATAGGAATACATGACCAGGTAAAACCAAATTAATTCAACAAAGTAGATAAAACTGCAGAAGAACAGATAAAGTGTGGCAATGTATTGACGGGATATCTCATTATGTACAGGTGTACATCAGCTGTTCGGTCATTCTATGTGAGGCTGGGAACAACAACACCAGGTGCGCCAAGGGATGTGTAACATCGAACCAGCAGCATCAtcgaagaaagagagaggctgTTATTGAAACAGGAGTCCACTTCATTTCCCAGGGTCCTTTGCGTTTGCGAAGCACACCAGCAAGTGAGAGCAGAGGTAATGTTGAAACCCTTCATTTGTGGCTATACATTGCAAACAacaatatcatttttttaaacaagtACATATGACTTCTTGAAATATCTTGTATTTATTTACTCTAGTGACCGGTCTGAATCTGAACCTGGCCTTCATCGCCGGATGCCTTCTAGCAGCAATTGCCATGATCTGTGGAGTGATGATTCAGAGATTCAAGAGGGCTGCTGTACAGTATCAGCCTTTGCCAACAACTGAGCAATAAGATATCAGATATCAAACCACACTCTACGACCCAGAGTCTTTTCCCTTACGAGTTTATTAGCTTTCTTTGAGATAAATGTAAATCACTTTTGACATTTTCAAATGTAAAAAGTGGTGGGTGTGCCTGGGTGTTAGACATGTCTTTCTGTGATATGTGATCGTTTttttagaggggggggggttagatcTTATTTTCTGTCTCTTTAAAACTTATGACACTTGCTAATTATTAATGTTTTCAACCTTGCCTCACACTACCTTACCATAAATGTTGGCATAATATTTCGAAAGACTATTCCAAAAGTTTATTAACAATTATTAATGACTACCGCTTGAATAAAAATGAATGATTCTCTTAACTATTGTAGAGAGTTGTACTTTGTACGTTGTACAAGCCCTACATATGCATATGATTCTGCTCGTTAAAAAAGGACAGCaaggaatatataaatatatcaaaaaTACTTTGCGTTCATAAACGTCAGCACTAGTACTTAAATATATATTCACAGTGTATCTGGATACCTATTGTATTTGTACtagacattattatttttaatttaaacgCTTATTGATCAGCCCAAAAAAGTTATCAAATTTCTCAGTCATGCATGATTACCAGTACCTTAGGTCTCCAAAAAGCTTGGTGCCCAAATCACCATAGGGGGCATTATAAATTCTGGTCTTAGTTAAACACTCTTCATGGCTTCCGATTGATTAGAAATTCTGAAACTTTTTTGCCATTTGGACCCATAATGTCTGTCAGGATAGATTTGGTTGCAGTGTGATTCTTGGCAACACTTCTAAAATCATCTACATCATCTCATTGCATTCTCAAATGACCCCCAAATTTCCTTACTTATCCAGGGTTGGAtcgcgggggcagcagctctagCAGACATCAACATTTTGCAATATTCACTCAATCACACAGTGATTGATGAATGCTAAACTAAACGCTAATTCTCCATTTCCATCGCAAGTCCTCGGCAGAAGGAGGCTGGAACTTGAAGCGTACCAGGAACATAGAGGACACATCCCTTAACTTGCATTCATTTTGTGTCAATATCTCGTTCCACCGTAAAGCATTTTGGTAGAATTGgcaaaaacagccaacttaagaatgcctCTATAGGCGTTTTTTTGGTCCCCAATGAACGTTCAAACTTTTTGTGTGTCAGTCTCTTAACAGACTtaattataccactgtgaagggggtcgccggccctccgcgcgtcggggccggacaacgccccttaacagtggtataatgagcacataccacagcctggcgtgatctattgcttaaatatataataggataatataattttatatatcataatatcatggccaaaagctctgtgcgcctccggatggccgtagcgcggggagctcacgtagggattgggctccgcggtgtttgtttaccggcgttgctatggttaccggtcttgttaaagcccagttcagaccaaagattcaccttgcaacggcttgcaacgagacggttttagaacgtcacaggggcggtgtgaacgggtcgttgcaaggtgttgcaaggagtcgcaaggagttgcaaggagtcgccagagattgaacatgtcaaatcgcaaggtccagttttagaacgcggcgatttaactatttcgcttcagccaatcacagcacagaacaacatgtacgtcacggccttactctgtcccggtaccgtactgtccactccagcataaaaatatcagattgaaatatccgatatccggagaatgacaaaacacaataactctagcctactctcaagcaaaaaaaaaaaaaaacgaattgcaaacctaactaattgcaaacctaactaatctaacctaacctacgcaaatgatgccgttgcggctctcagctgagCCAGAacgttcacagttgctatggaaaccatctagcgtcgcagcccgttgcagccagtgtgaacggcccagttttagaacgtcgcagcccgtctcgtcgcaaggagttgcgagttgcaagccgttgcaaggtgaatctttggtctgaactgggctttaaggaagcacgtcaattctcggcgcgacaattctcccgcacagagcagaactgtggcctattctacacatttatttttcttaattataattatattattcatttttactgaatttgttttttattactaaaaaaaaactaaaaaaaaattgctgttgccggtgtgcaacaccgagtaaacggtgttggcctcaacaccggtaataccgtatactgCAACCATAGTGGTATCAATAGTGACTCGGACCTTGGTCTTCTTTGTATCTGGATCCCTGGGTTATCCATCTCTCTTGAAGGCTATACAAGCTGTATCTTAATAAGCAAGGACTGGTAGGTAGCCTTTCCCTTCAGCACATTCCATTTCAAGGAGGTCACCCAGTTCTCTGAGCTTGTTGTCGtctttgttggtttgttttggaATATCATCAATCCTTTTAAGCAGTGCCTTTCATATGACTTCTGGAGTCCCATTACAGTCCTCAAGACGTTTCCAAACCATGTTGAAACCTGCAAGGGGATTGAAAACGTGCACTGAACAAATTATCTTTGCTTGTTCTGCTGAATCATCTCCTAGCCATTTGACCATCAACTTCAATTCTTCTCTGGCAGTCAAGTTCAAGTTCTGGGTGACACTCACAAAATAAGCTTTCCATGAACAGTAATGGTCAGGTGATCATTAAACTCGAGAAGGCCAGAGATGAAAAGTTCTCTGCGCATGCTGTATTTAGCGAGGGCTTTGCGGGGTTCAGGTGCAAAATCTCTGTCAGTATTGGTAGACTGCCGATAATTCTTAGATTGTCGCCTTTTGCTTGCTTCTTCTTCCTTGACCTCAGTGTCTCTCAAACTCATGCATTCTTGGCTTTCGTAAGTAGGTGTTTCGGCGTACGGATTCATGAGTGATCTGTGGGATTCCATTGACATCTGTTTCAATGGAGGTTCTTTGTGGAACAACTCTTGAGTGCTGCTGAATGTTGCTACTTTTCAAAAATGTGGGGTCCTGAGTGGCTCTCTCCACTTCGTTGTCCTCTTTTCGTAGGCTGCAGTTTTACCCTCAGTGGTGGCAGCAGCCCTTTTGCGTCAAAGAATTTGACGACTAGCATCAAGGCTAGATTTCTGTAGCA is a genomic window containing:
- the LOC130403669 gene encoding ZP domain-containing protein-like; translation: MTVELDKASFNGLSEDHLQLIDSSSTACSLHSNGTHVIGIIPLNACGTTIEEDNDNLIFKNEITTFEEVRDIITRKHLLEIGFSCQYPKRGNVTLGFTIHRDNFTLIERGFGMFTYSFEFYPDNHFGTMVSPSLYPLDYEVGEKIYMQIQATSSVNNTVLFVESCRASPYDNPNYQPNYPIIENGCIMDPTVVIYSPSHNKQFRISIDAFKFIGIHDQVYISCSVILCEAGNNNTRCAKGCVTSNQQHHRRKREAVIETGVHFISQGPLRLRSTPAMTGLNLNLAFIAGCLLAAIAMICGVMIQRFKRAAVQYQPLPTTEQ